The sequence GACGGCCGCCCACGACCTCAGCGATGGCGGCCTGGCGGTGGCGCTGGCCGAGAGCTGCATCGCCTCCGGCCTTGGTGCTGGCCTGGACCTGCCCGCCAGCAGCCACAGGATTGATCGCCTCCTGTTTGCCGAGGGCGGCGCCAGGGTGCTGGTGGGGGTGCCGGCCTGCCACGCTGGAGCCTGGCAGCAGGCCCTGGTCCAGGCGGGGGATGACCTGCCGGCCCAACGGCTGGGGAGCGTCGAGGCCACGCCCCAGCTGCAGATCAGCCTGGCTGGCCACTCCCTGCTGGACGTGCCGGTCAGCGCCCTGGCGCAGCAGTTCGAGCAGGCCATTCCCCGCCGCATGGGTGTGGATCTGCCCCCCACCAGTTGAGCGGTGTGGTCGTGCAGAATGCGACGACGACCTCTGTGACAGTGGGCTTGTGGCGGTGAAGCATCCGGAGCCCGCCCCGTCCATCGCGTCCCCCGACGAGCGCTCTGACAAGCCCGAAGAGGCCTGCGGTGTGTACGCCGTGCTGGCTCCGGGTCAGCAGGTGGCCAACCTCACCTACTTCGGTCTCTATGCCCTGCAGCACAGGGGGCAGGAGTCGGCGGGGATTGCCGTGTTCGATGACGACCAGCAGGTGCGTCTGCACAAGGACATGGGCCTGGTGAGCCAGGTGTTTGATCAGGACGTGCTGGAGCGCATGCCCGGCCACCTGGCTATCGGCCATAACCGCTACTCCACCACCGGCAGCAGCAAGGTGTGCAATGCCCAGCCCGTGGTGCTCAACACCCGGCTGGGTCCCTTTGCTCTCGCCCACAACGGCAACCTCGTGAATGCCTCCCAGCTGCGCGAAGACCTGCGTGAGATTGCCAGCGAACTCACCTCCACCACCGATTCGGAGCTGATCGCCTTTGCCGTGCAGCGGGCCGTGAACCGTGGGCTCGACTGGGATCCCGCCATCCGCGAAGCGGCGGGTCTCTGCCGTGGGGCCTTCAGCCTGGTGATCGGCACCGCCGGCTCCCTGTTTGCCCTGCGCGATGGCCATGGCATCCGCCCGCTGGTGTTCGGCCACCTCGGTGAACCCGGCGACGGCCAGTGGGTGGTGAGCAGCGAGAGCTGCGGGCTGGACATCATCGGCGCCAGCTTCGAAGACGACGTGCAGCCAGGCGAGATCATCCACTACCTGCAGGGGGAGGCCGAGCCGCGGCGCAGCCTCTGGTGTGACGAACCCGCCAAGTTGTGCGTGTTCGAGATGATCTATTTCGCCCGCCCCGACAGCCGCTTCTTCGGTGAATCGCTCTACAGCTACCGGGTGCGCATCGGCAAAGTGCTGGCCCGCGAAACCCCCGTGGCGGCCGACATCGTGATCGGCGTGCCCGACTCGGGCATTCCGGCGGCGATCGGCTACTCCCAGATCACCGGGATCCCCTATGCCGATGGCCTGATCAAGAACCGCTATGTGGGGCGCACCTTCATCCAGCCCACCCAGGCGATGCGCG is a genomic window of Cyanobium sp. NS01 containing:
- the purF gene encoding amidophosphoribosyltransferase; the encoded protein is MKHPEPAPSIASPDERSDKPEEACGVYAVLAPGQQVANLTYFGLYALQHRGQESAGIAVFDDDQQVRLHKDMGLVSQVFDQDVLERMPGHLAIGHNRYSTTGSSKVCNAQPVVLNTRLGPFALAHNGNLVNASQLREDLREIASELTSTTDSELIAFAVQRAVNRGLDWDPAIREAAGLCRGAFSLVIGTAGSLFALRDGHGIRPLVFGHLGEPGDGQWVVSSESCGLDIIGASFEDDVQPGEIIHYLQGEAEPRRSLWCDEPAKLCVFEMIYFARPDSRFFGESLYSYRVRIGKVLARETPVAADIVIGVPDSGIPAAIGYSQITGIPYADGLIKNRYVGRTFIQPTQAMREAGIRVKLNPLPDVLAGQRVVVIDDSIVRGTTSRKLVAALRDAGASEVHMRISSPAVTHPCFYGIDTDSQDHLIAARLTLEEITAHLGVDSLAYLSQEGMVEAAQANSSHFCTACFDGNYPIAMDDDVRSSKLMLEPAGIAASLR